The following DNA comes from Oceanithermus desulfurans.
CATCCAGCTCTTCGCCGGCGGGCGTACGAGCCTCGTAGTAGAGGGTCTCGGCCAATTCGTGAGGCCCGCGGAAGCGGGCGCGGAAGAGGTAGAGGAAGACGGGCCCGGCCACGTCGGCCAGGAAAAGCCCGGTGCGGGCGGGGGCCCGATCGGACCAGGCCCGGGCCCGCAGGCGCTCCATCAGTTCCTCGACGGCCGGATGGGCCAGGTCGAGCTTGAGCAGGTCGCTCTCGGGAAGCCAGGGGTCGAAACTGACGGCCTGACCCACCGGGGGGTCGAAACCGGCCAGCGGCCTGCCGCGCTGAACAACGGTTAGTTTGGCGCCCGCGGATTTGAAGCCCCAACCCCACTGTGCGGCGGCGCGGGCGAAGAAGCCGTTGAGGCGTTCGGGCGTGGTCAGGTGTCCGTAGGTTTGGTGCAGGGCCCGTTCCACGTCGGGCAACTGAAACTCGTTGTGTCCGTAAAAGCCTTCCTGCCGGGCGCGGCGGGCAAGCTCGGCGTCGTCGGCCTCTTCCTGCTCGAACAGGCCCGCTTGCTGGCTGTGCGGCAGGAAACCTTCCTTCTGGAAGATGCTCTGGACCACGCCCTTGACGTATTCTTCATCACCGAAGTAGTTGGGCACGACGCCAAACTGATCCTTGATGCGCAGGGCCTTGTCGATCAAGCGGCGAAAGATGAGGGCGTCGAGCGAACGTTCGTAAAAAAGCATCCGCACGCGCACTACGGGCTCGGGCTGGCCGAAGCGGTCCACGCGGCCGTTGCGCTGTTCGAGGCGGTTGGGGTTCCAGGGCAGTTCGTAGTGCACCACCTGAGAGGCGTGGTACTGGAGGTTAAGGCCCTCGCTGATGACGTCGGTGGCCACCAGCACCCCCCGCTCGGCGCGGGCGAAGCTGTCGAGCACGTCGTCGCGCTCGGCCTCGGTGTGGCCACCGTGGAGGGTGAAGACCGGAAGGCCTTCCAGACGCCTTGGGAGCAGGCTGCCGAGGTATTCGAGGGTGTCGCGGTAGCGGGTGAAAACGATGGTCTTCTTGCCAGCCAGCTCATCGTTCAGCAGCTCGGCGAGGCGCTTGAACTTGCTGTCGGGGCGCCGTGCGCGAGCCCTCAGGGCTTCCTGCAACCCGGTTAGGTAGCCGAGCTCGGTCTTGATGCGAACCTGCTCGATCCAGGCTACGTCGTACGCGCGGTCGGCGCCTTCTTCGCCGCCGCGTTCGTCGGGGCGGTCGACGAGTGGCCCCAGGTCGGGCTCGGTCGCGTCGGACTCGGCAGGTTCTTGGCTGAGGGCGGTCAGTCGTTCGATGCGGTTCGAAAGGCTTTGGTAAAGGGCGAGGGGCGAAGACGCCGCCCGGCGCATGAAATGCATGGCCAGCCACTGGGCGGGGGCGTTGGGGTTGTTGCCCATGAGCAGGCCGGCGTACTCGGAGAGCAGCGCAAAGAGCTGAGCTTCGTTCTTGCTGGGCTCGACCGGAACAGGTTGGGGGTCGCGCTCGGGAAAGGGCGATCTCTTGCCTTCGGCGCCGTACCACTTGAGCACGTCGTCGCGGGTCCGCTGCACCACGTGCCGCCGGGCACGGGCGCGGTTAACGGCTTCGCCAGCCATCAGACCCAGCTGCCCGTCGGGGTCGAGGTGTCGGATCAGGCTGACGAACGACTCGGGATGGCCGCTGTGGGGGGTGGCGGTAACCAGCAGCAGGTGGCCCGTGCGCTCGGCCAGACCGCGAACGAGGCGGTGGCGTTCGTTGCGACCCTGCACGCGGCTGGCCAGGTGGGCCTCGTCGACGACGACCAGGTCCCAGGGCTGGGCCAGCACCTGGTCGCGGTGCTCGGGGCGTTTGGCAAGATCGATTCCGGCGATCAAGCGTTCGTGGATCTGCCAGGGGTTCTTGCCCGGTGGCAGTTCGCGGAGGAGCTGCGACCCGAAAACATTGAAGCGGAGGTGGAAGAAGCGGCTGAAGGCCTCGGCCCAGTCTTCTTTGAGGTGGGCAGGGGTGAGCACCAGCACGCGGTGGGCGAAGCCCCGCAGCAACAGCTCTTTGACGATCAGACCGGCCTCGATGGTCTTGCCCAGGCCCACGTCGTCGGCGATCAGCAGGCGGACCCGCGCCGGCGATTCCAGCGCCATCAGCAGGGGAACGAGTTGGTAACCGTGGGGCACCACCCGGGAGCGCTGGAGGGCGAGGAAGGGTGCGTCGGCCTGGAGGGTGCGGAGGTGTTCGACTTCGAGGTAGAGGCGGTGCTGCTCGGGGTCGCGTGGAAGAACCGGCCGGGGCTCGGGGGAGGATTCGTGACGAACGGCGCCGTGCTCGCGGGGCAGGTAAAGCAGGGTGTGGTGCGCGCCGTCGAGGCTTTCGACGCTGAGGAACGGGTCGTCGGGCTCCTCCAGCACGCGCCAGAGACGACCTCTGGCCCTGATGACCGCGCCCGGTTTGTACATCATGGCGGCCAAATCTTCTTGCATACGCTCATGTTATAAGTCGGTTGGCCGCTTTGAGGGTCGTTCCGTCGAGTGCGAGGGGAGGGGTTGACTGGTCATACTTTGAGGGTCTATCGACCGGACCGGCCATCCATCTCCGAGGCCAGCCTCTACACCCTGCGCGACACCCCGATGTTCACCTGCCGCAAGAAGCCGGTGCGCGAGCTGCTCGACGACCTGGCCTGAGACCCTAGAAGATCCAGGCCCCGCCGTTCACCTCGATGGCCTCGCCGGTGATGAAGTCGGCGTCGGGACCGGCCAGGAAGGCCACGACCCCGGCGACGTCTTCAGGTCGCTCGAGCCGGCCCAGCGGCGTCTGCCGGAGGTAGTCCTGGGTCACCTCCTCGGGGGTGATTCCCCTCAGCTCGGCTTCCCACTGGACCTCGCGTTCCTGCATCGAGGTCTTGACGAAGCCGGGGTTGACCGCGTTCACGGTGAGCTTATGGGGCGCGAGTTCCTTTGCCGCGGCCTGCACCAGGCCGAGGACGGCGAACTTCGAGGCCGAGTAATGGGCGAGGAGCGGGGCCGCCTGCCGCGCGGCCATGCTGGCGATCGCGATCAGCTTGCCCCGTAGCTCGCTCCCCGCCACCGGGGGCTGGTCCTTCATGCGGCGGGCGAAGGTCTGCAGGGTGTAGAAGGTGCCCTTGGCGTTGACGTGGAAGTTGAAGTCCCAGTCCTCGTCGGTGAGCTCGAGGAAGGGGCGCATCGTGCTCACCCCGGCGTTCGCCACCACGACGTCGGCCCGGCCGGCCTCGGCGTAGATCGCGTCGGCGAGGGCCTCGAGGTCGCCCCGCTGGGTGACGTCGGCGGCGAAGGCCGCCGCCTCGCCCCCCGCCGCGCGGATGGACTCGACGGCGGCCTCGGCGGCCTCGGGCCTCAGGTCGCTCACCCAGACCTTGGCGCCCTCGCGGGCCAGCCGCTTCGCGATGGCGCGGCCGATGCCGCTCCCCGCACCCGTGACCACGGCCACTTTTCCCTTAAGCATCGTGCACCTCCAACCTCGGGTAGAGGACTTTGAGCCGTTCGTAGGTCTCGCGGTAGACCCCGTAGAGGGCGTCGTAGACCCGGGCCCAGGCGGGATCGGGCTCGGTCGTGCCCGCTGGGGTGGCCAGCGCCTTAATACGTTCAAAAGACCAGAACCCGGCGTTCACCCCCGCGAGGAACGCGGTGCCGAAGGCGCTGCCCGCGTGGCCGCTGGCGAGGTGGACGACGGGACGGCCGAGGACGCTCGCGGTGATCTTGCGCCAGAGCGGGCTCCTGGCGCCCCCGTCCATGACGTAGAACCGCTCGATGGCGTGGCCGTGGGCCTCGAGCACCTCGACGTGGTGGCGGAAGGCGTAGGCGACGCCCTCGAGGATCGCCCGGTAGAGATGGGCGGGGCCGTGGGACAGCGTGAGCCCGAGGACCGTGCCCCGCGCCTTGGGGTCGTGGATCGGTGTCTTCTCCCCCAGGAAGTAGGGCAGGAGCACCACGCCCTCGCTCCCGGCGGGGACGCGCTCGGCCTCGGTGTCGAGCTCGGCGTAGGTTGTGCCGGGGGCGAAGCGGTCACGGAACCACTTGACGAGCGAGCCCGAGGTCGCCATGCAGCCGTTGATCACGTAGCGACCGGGGACGTCGTGGTGGTCGATGAAAAGTTCTTTTAAGGGGGCGAAGGCGCTCGAGACGTAGAGGAAGTCGCCGGCGCCGCCGAACTTGAGGACGGCTTCCCCCTCCGCGAGGAGCCCGGCGGCGAGCGCGGCGGCGATGTGGTCGGCGCTGCCGGCGGCGAGCGGCGTGCCCAGGGGCAGGGGGACCTCGGACGAGGCCACCTCGCCCACGACCTCACCCGGGAAGCGCACGGGGCGGAGCACGCCGGGGTCGAGCTCGAGCGCGTCGAGCAGCTCGACCAGCCAGCGCCGCTCCCGCTCGCTCCAAAGCCCGCTCTCCAGCGCCCAGTTGGCCTCGAGGTACTCCGGGCCGCCGAGCCGCCCGGTGACGTACTCGTAGGAGCCCGCGATCCGGCGGATGCGGGCGAAGGCCTCGGGTTCGTGGCGCTGGATCCAGAGCAGCTTCGGGGGAATGACCTGCTGGTTCCAGGTCGCGCCGGCGTGACCGAAGAGCCAATCCTCGGGGAAGCGTTCCCGGAACCAGGCGATCTCCTCGGTGTGGCGCGCGTCGTTTTGCTGGATCGAGGGCCGGAGCACCCGCCCCGCCTCGTCCAGCAGAACGAGCGCCGGGACCATCCCCGAGACCGCGGCCATCCCTACGTCGGCGAGCGGGGCCTGCCCGGCCAGGGCGCCGAGCGCGGCCTGGACGCCCTTCCACCAGTCTGCGGGGTCCTCCTCGGCCCAGCCCGGCCGCGGGCTCTTCAGGTCGTGGGGGTGGCTCGCCTCGGCGACGACCCGGGCCTCCTCGTCGAGGAGGAGGGCCTTGACCGCGGTGGTGCCGACGTCGATCCCGACTACGCTCACGAACCCCGCACCTCCCGCACCCGCGCCATGAAGGCTCCAGCCCGCTCGGGGTCGACGGGGTTGAAGGTCTGGCCGTCCTCTTTCAGCGCGGTGCCCACGATGCAGCCGTCGGCGATCCCGAGCACCTCGG
Coding sequences within:
- a CDS encoding helicase-related protein — protein: MQEDLAAMMYKPGAVIRARGRLWRVLEEPDDPFLSVESLDGAHHTLLYLPREHGAVRHESSPEPRPVLPRDPEQHRLYLEVEHLRTLQADAPFLALQRSRVVPHGYQLVPLLMALESPARVRLLIADDVGLGKTIEAGLIVKELLLRGFAHRVLVLTPAHLKEDWAEAFSRFFHLRFNVFGSQLLRELPPGKNPWQIHERLIAGIDLAKRPEHRDQVLAQPWDLVVVDEAHLASRVQGRNERHRLVRGLAERTGHLLLVTATPHSGHPESFVSLIRHLDPDGQLGLMAGEAVNRARARRHVVQRTRDDVLKWYGAEGKRSPFPERDPQPVPVEPSKNEAQLFALLSEYAGLLMGNNPNAPAQWLAMHFMRRAASSPLALYQSLSNRIERLTALSQEPAESDATEPDLGPLVDRPDERGGEEGADRAYDVAWIEQVRIKTELGYLTGLQEALRARARRPDSKFKRLAELLNDELAGKKTIVFTRYRDTLEYLGSLLPRRLEGLPVFTLHGGHTEAERDDVLDSFARAERGVLVATDVISEGLNLQYHASQVVHYELPWNPNRLEQRNGRVDRFGQPEPVVRVRMLFYERSLDALIFRRLIDKALRIKDQFGVVPNYFGDEEYVKGVVQSIFQKEGFLPHSQQAGLFEQEEADDAELARRARQEGFYGHNEFQLPDVERALHQTYGHLTTPERLNGFFARAAAQWGWGFKSAGAKLTVVQRGRPLAGFDPPVGQAVSFDPWLPESDLLKLDLAHPAVEELMERLRARAWSDRAPARTGLFLADVAGPVFLYLFRARFRGPHELAETLYYEARTPAGEELDGGRTEQLLAALLAGELVQPDGNHEHLLHQAVQLAPSGEAGRRRALDRLLAERSKLTEKLSRVYGPGVAFVQELTMLEPLGSPEWLALTVFVGGRS
- a CDS encoding FGGY-family carbohydrate kinase, which produces MSVVGIDVGTTAVKALLLDEEARVVAEASHPHDLKSPRPGWAEEDPADWWKGVQAALGALAGQAPLADVGMAAVSGMVPALVLLDEAGRVLRPSIQQNDARHTEEIAWFRERFPEDWLFGHAGATWNQQVIPPKLLWIQRHEPEAFARIRRIAGSYEYVTGRLGGPEYLEANWALESGLWSERERRWLVELLDALELDPGVLRPVRFPGEVVGEVASSEVPLPLGTPLAAGSADHIAAALAAGLLAEGEAVLKFGGAGDFLYVSSAFAPLKELFIDHHDVPGRYVINGCMATSGSLVKWFRDRFAPGTTYAELDTEAERVPAGSEGVVLLPYFLGEKTPIHDPKARGTVLGLTLSHGPAHLYRAILEGVAYAFRHHVEVLEAHGHAIERFYVMDGGARSPLWRKITASVLGRPVVHLASGHAGSAFGTAFLAGVNAGFWSFERIKALATPAGTTEPDPAWARVYDALYGVYRETYERLKVLYPRLEVHDA
- a CDS encoding SDR family NAD(P)-dependent oxidoreductase: MLKGKVAVVTGAGSGIGRAIAKRLAREGAKVWVSDLRPEAAEAAVESIRAAGGEAAAFAADVTQRGDLEALADAIYAEAGRADVVVANAGVSTMRPFLELTDEDWDFNFHVNAKGTFYTLQTFARRMKDQPPVAGSELRGKLIAIASMAARQAAPLLAHYSASKFAVLGLVQAAAKELAPHKLTVNAVNPGFVKTSMQEREVQWEAELRGITPEEVTQDYLRQTPLGRLERPEDVAGVVAFLAGPDADFITGEAIEVNGGAWIF